Below is a window of Geomonas oryzisoli DNA.
GGAGGGTACCGCCGGTGTTGTTCAGCTTGGTCTGCAGTTGGAACGACGTCGCAGCCCACGACCAGAGCGCCCCCGATATGACTGCCGTAGCAGCCAAAACAGCCAGTGTTTTTTTCAGCATAACCTTCCCCTGTCCCTGGTCCTCGCGTGCGGTAATGGATCGATTTAGAGGTACGAAATAGTCCTACAGGGGGGGGGACTCCGCAAGAAATGTACCTACAAACAGCACCCTCCCCCCGGAGCAGGGTCCTCCATTCGGCTAAAACGGAAACAAATTGGACACTTTTTACTTAAAATATTTTTTGCATTCGGATTTAACGGGAAAAAACAAATCAGTCCAAACAGGACAAATTCCGCCGTCCCGCGGAGGTACAACATTAGAGAGCAGCGAAAACACCGGACACGTTATCATTAGACTTACCCTCGATGGTAACGTTTCAGTAACGTCGCAATTAACACAGCCGACATCCCCTGACCTCACTGATTGCGTCATTGCTCTCGGTAGTTTTTGGTACGTATTAACGAACTCATTCAACAAAACACAAACGTCGACGGCTACGTGAAAAAGCCGGCGCCGCGCAAGGGAATGCACTCACAAGCCGAGGATGACTGGGGAAGTTGAAGGTTGGGAATTTAGAATGAGATTGACTGGAGGGGGGATTTACGGTAAAAGGTTACCCTCGGTAACAGATCAGCCGGAGTAACTCAGTTGGTAGAGTAGCTGATTCGTAATCAGCAAGTCGGCGGTTCGAGTCCGCTCTTCGGCTCCATAAAAAAAGGGTCGCTGACCATGGTCGGCGACCCTTTCTATTTTGCTGCGCTGACACCGGCTGCGAAAACCAACTGCATGCTGCCAAATTGAAAGGCCCGCCTAAAAGGCGGGCCTCGTTTGTTGCGTCTACTTGGGTACCCTTTTCAAGGGTGGTTGCCAGTGCCCGTAGGCACCGGGAGGTTACAGCTTCAAGTTGTGAGATTCCGAATCGGTGGAGTTTCTTTGATGCTGATTACCTCCTTTTTTCCGAGATCCCTCTTAGCTAGCTAGCTGAGTCAAACATAGCATTGCCCGGCCGAAAGAAACAGTCTGTCAGAAATTTTTTTTTCCAGGTATACTGCTTCAGTTGCCTCTTCGCCGAGTTTGAATCCGCTAACCTTGCCACACCCCTTCCCGCCCCTGAGTATAAACGCTTCTACTGGTACAGAGCCGTCATCTGCCTGCCTGCGTTCAAAGCACCGGGAGCCGAACTGGTTACCTGTACGCCTCCCTTGCCGCGCATCGCCTGGAACTGGGTCGTGTTGTCCCCCTCGCGCAGCGCCGCCACGGAGTTGCCGGTCTTGATATTCCAGTCGATGGTAAGGGTATCGAGATAGGTATCACCATGGTAGCGGTTGAAAGTGTAGCGCACCGTATCCCCGCTCTTTTGGGCGTGCACTTTGAACGTGTCGCCGTTTTCGCTGTACTGGAAGTCCTTCTCCCCCTGGGCCACCGGGTTGTGCCCGCTCCAGAACTCGATGGTGTTGAACAGTACGAAGTCGACCAGTGCCGCAATGCCATAGACCGGAACGATGATGAAGACCCAGGTCACCAGGCTGCGCAGGTACTTGTCCCCGACCTGGCCGTTTACCTGGTACACCTTCCTGGTGAGCGCCATCTTCCCGTAGCACCCTTGCAGGGAAACCATTGCAATCACCATGGCAAGCAGTGCCGCTGTTATTCTCTTCATAGCTAATCCTCCTTTGTGTATGAAATCCAGTTATGGGAACAAACCATTATTCCCGACTCTCCTAATATAACAGAAAGAGCGCTTGCTCTGTTCATATACTTCAGCTTTACCTGTACCACAATCACCTCTAACAGTGACAACAGAAAAAGAGGCCTGCTACTGATAAGCAAGGCCTCTTTTTTTACTAGATCCCCTCGTTACAGGGGTCATTCCGATGCTTGGGGCATCGGAGCTGGTACAGCTGTTTCTTGGTTAGAATCCTCTTCAGTGGAAGTTACCTCGATGCCGCTACCTCCTTTTTCCGAGACATTCTGTTCCAGCTAGCTAGCTGAGAGTAATATACCACCTGTCTGAATTTTTTACAGAGCGCTACAATATTTTTCAGAGGCCGTCACCGTCTCCAGCGACCATCCGCCTCGGCTGGACTTCGCAGGGCCGGATGCTAAAATCCGATGGTGCATTGACTAGAGTTAATTTTTCCGACAGCAGCGGACGGTTGAGGGCAGCAAGCGCTCACCGGACCGATGCCGGGGGGAGAGCCATGAAAACGACAGCTGTGGCAGCTATCCTGATCCTCCTCGTCCTTCTAGGGTTCGGGGTGTATTACTTTCTCGACACTTCAGGCCCCGCCCTCGCGCTTTCCCGGCAAAGCGGCCCCATCTCCTCCAGGCTCGATGTGACGCTGCGGCTGCGGGATCGTTCCGGGCTCAGGTCGCTGAGCGTGAACCTGGTGCAGGGGCAGAAGAACTTCCCCGTTCTCGCCAGGGAGTACCCCTCCGGGACCAAAGAGGCGGCTGAGACCTTCAGGCTACCGGCCCAGCCAGGACTCAAGGAGGGTCCGGTCAGGCTGGAGATCCGGGCGCGGGACCGTTCCATCTTCGGCTTCAGCTCCGGCAACCGCACCGAGCAGACCTTCGACTTCGACTACCGGAACAAGCCCCCGGCAATCGCCGTCATCAGCACCGCCCACAACATCTCCCGAGGCGGTGCCGGGCTGGTGGTGTACACGGTGAACCGTGAGGTGGCCAAAACCGGTGTCGTGTTCGCGGACCGCTTCTACCCCGCCTACCGCCAGCCCGCCGGCTTCTACGCCTGCCTGTTCCCCTTCCCCAGCGACATCCCGCAGGAGCGCTTCATTCCGAAGGTAGTGGCCGTGGACCGGGCGGGAAATGAGAGGCTCACCGGCATCTACTATCACGTGCTGGAGAAATCGTTCCCAAGGGACCGGATCGAGCTGACCGACAGCTTCCTGGAGAAGATCTCCGGCGAGTTCAAGGACCGCTTCCCGCAGGCGGCCACCCCCCTGGAGCTCTTTCTCAAGGTGAACCGTGAGGTGAGGCAGGCGGACCGGAAGACGCTGTACCAGGTGGGGTTGAAGACCTCCGACACACCGCTTTGGCAAGGTGAGTTCATGCGCCTCCCCAACTCCGCCCCGCGCGGCACCTTCAGCCAGTTGCGCAGCTACTTCTACAAGGGAAAACAGGTCGATGAGCAGTACCACCTGGGGATCGACCTGGCCTCGCTGGCGCACTCGAGGGTGCCGGCCGCGAACGGCGGGCGCGTGGTCTGGGCCGACGACCTCGGCATCTACGGCCAATGCGTCATCATCGATCACGGCATGGGGCTGCAGTCGCTCTACGGGCACTTAAGCCGGATCGCCGTGAAGGAAGGCGACCAGGTGAAGAAAGGGGACATCATCGGCGACACCGGGGACACCGGCCTTGCCGGCGGCGACCACCTCCATTTCGGCGTGGTGATATCGGGGCAGGAGGTGAATCCCATCGAGTGGTGGGACCCGTCCTGGATCAAAAACAACGTGACCGGCAAGCTGGAAGAGGCGAAGCAGGCGGCAGGCGCGAAGTGAAGTTGCGGAGGTGAAGTCATGCAGCAACTGGTACTGGTCCGACATGGCGAGAGCGTCTGGAATCAGGAAAACCTGTTCACCGGCTGGACCGACGTGGAACTGTCACCGCACGGTGAGGAGGAAAGCAGGAACGCGGGAAGGCTTTTGAGGGAGAAAGGTTTCGTCTTCGACGTCGCCTTCACCTCGGTGCTGCGCCGGGCCATCGGGACGCTCTGGCTCATCCTGCGCGAGATGGATCTGATGTGGATCGAGGAGTGCAAGGACTGGCGCCTCAACGAGAGACACTACGGCGCTCTGCAGGGATTGAACAAGGCCCAGACCGCCGAGAAGTACGGGGAGGAGCAGGTGAAGCTGTGGCGGCGCAGCTACCACGTGCGGCCGCCCGCGCTCGCCGAGGGGGACCAGCGCCACCCCGGCCGGGATCTGCGCTACGCGTCACTGCCGCCGCATCTCATCCCACGGACCGAATGCCTGCAGGACACGGTGGAGCGGGTGCTTCCGTGCTGGCAGCAGGTCATCGTCCCGGCCCTGCGGGAATGCCGCCGCCCGCTCATCGTCGCCCACGGCAACAGCTTGCGCGGCCTCATCAAGTACCTGGACCGGGTCTCCGACTCGGACATCGTCAACCTCGAGATCCCTACCGGAACCCCGCTGGTGTATGAACTGGACGACAACCTCAAACCGATCCGGCACTACTACGCCTCCGAGATCGGCACTCCCGCCTAGCGCAGCAATTCCCCGGCAGCGCCGTCGGTAGCCTCGCCACCCTTGCCTTCCTCGCCCACAGCGCCCCCTTGGGGAGGCTCCTTGGCGGGAGCCTCCCCGGGAGCAGTGGCACCCGGCTGTCCCGGCTGTCCCGGCTGTCCCGGCTGTCCCGGCTGTCCCGGCTGTCCCGGCTGTGCGGGCTGTCCCGGCTGTGCGGGCGTGGCCGGCGGCATCGCATCGCCACCATGCTTGGAGCAGTAGGTCGTCGGCTCGGTGCCGGCGATGAAGTCCTCCTCCTTGGTGGTCGGGCAGTCGGGGGTGGCAAGCTGACCGGTGGTGGGATCGATGTTGACACTGACCACACCCTCGGGCCTGGTGAAGTCCACCGCGGGCTTTCCGGCGCTGGCGCTACGCATGAAGCGCTCCCAGATAGGGGCGGACACCGCACCGCCGGTAAAGCCTCTCCCCCCCGGCTTGGGCTTGTCGTAGCCGACCCAGACCCCGGTGATCAGTTGCGGCGTGTAGCCGACGAACCAGGCGTCGCGGTAGTCGTCCGTGGTGCCGGTCTTGCCGGCGGCGGGGTGCTGCCGGGTGAAGTTCTTCAGCCCCTTGGCGGTGCCGTAGGTGAGCACGTCCTTCATCATGGAGGTGGTGACGAAAGCGGTGGCCGGAGAAAGCACCGGCGCCACCTGCGGCGGGTTCTCGTTCCAGCTCTTGCGGTTGCGGTCGTAGATCCGGATGATGGTGCGCCCCTCGCTGCGCAGGCCGCCGTTGGCCAGCGGTGAGTAGGCGGAGACCAGGTCGTTCAGGGTCACCTCGTCGGTACCGAGGGCGAGCGAGAGATCGTTGGGACTACGCAGGGTAAGCCCCAGGCGGCCGGCGAAGGTGACGAAGTTGTTGACCCCGAGGGATTCGAGCAGCTTCACCGTGATCACGTTGTTGGAGTGGGCGAGCGCCTGGCGCATCGACAGCTCCCCGAAACTCTTCTTCTCGTAGTTGTGCGGCCGCCAGGCCTGACCGTTCCCCTTGTTGTAGCTGACCGGTGTGTCATCCAGCAGGCTCGCCGGGGTGTAGCCCTGCTCCAGCGCGGCCGCGTAGATGAGGGGCTTGATGGAGGAACCGGGCTGGCGCTTGGCCGAGAAGGCGCGGTTGAAGCCCCCCTTGCCGTTGTCGACGCCCCCCACCGCGGCCAGCACGTCGCCGGTCTTCAGGTCCATGCAGATGAGCGCTCCCTGCAGGTTCGGGTTGACCTTCTTCACTCCTTCGCGCAGCACCTGCTCCGCCTGCTTCTGCAGGTTCACGTCCATGGCCGAGATCACGTCCAGGCCGCCCTGCTCCACGATGTGCGCCCCGTAGCGATCCACGAGCTGTTTGCGCACCAGGTCGAGGTACCCCTGCGCCTGTCCCGGCTTGATAACCGTGGCCGGATGCGCCTCTATGGCCCTCTTCTGCTGCGGCGTGATCATCTTAACCGCGACCATGCGGGCCAGCACCACGCTGCGGCGCGCGCTCACCTTGGCCTGGTCCCCCAGCGGGTTGTAGCGGCCCGGGTTCTTGGGCACCCCCGCCAGAATCGAGCACTCCGCCTCGGTCAGCTCCTCCGGGTTCTTGTCGAAGTACTGCCGCGCCGCCTGCGCGATCCCCCAGGCGCCGTTGCCGAAGTAGATCTCGTTGAAGTACATTTCCAGGATCTGGTCCTTGGTGTACTTCTTCTCGAAGTCCATGGCGAGCTGCACTTCCTTCACCTTGCGGTCGAGCGACTTCTCGCCGGAGAGGAACTTGTTCTTGATCAACTGCTGGGTGATGGTGGAGCCACCCTCGGCGAGCCGTCCCTTCACCACGTCCTTCACCAGGGCCCGGGCGATGCCACGCACGTCGATGCCCCCGTGCTCGTAGAAGCGGGCGTCCTCGGTGGCGACCAGGGCCTTGCGCAAAAAGATCGGGATCCGGTCGATGGTGACCCAGTAACGCTGGGTGGGGAGGATGCGCCCGACGTAGCGCTGCTGGCCGTCGAAGACCCGGATCGAGGTGTAGCCGGTCGGAAGTTCCGGGTAGGTGGCGATGGCGGCGTGGGCGGAAACGGCGCAGGTGAGCGCCAGGAGGAGGACGAGGAGAACGGGGGAGACGAGCTTCTTGAGTGATGCGTACCGACGGGAAAGCAAGGTTGCTACTCCTTTTGTGGACGACGGCGATGATGCGGCTTTGGTTATGGCGATTTACCTATGTGGAGGCGGGAGAGCTGGGCGAATAATCATTCGCCCGCCTTTGGCTCCTCCGATCCCGCCCCACCCTCGTCCTACCTGATCACGCCCGTCCTACCTGATTCGGCCAGGCTACCTGATCCCTTCCAGGTACCTGGTCACCTGCGCCGCGAGCGGCGGTGCATCCAACAGCACCGAGAGCTCCCGGTTGCGGCTCAGCGCCGCGTGGGACAGGTTGTGGCTCCCGATCATCACGAAGCGGTCATCGATGACCACCGCCTTGGCGTGGGTGGTGCGCCTGCCGCGCGGGAAAACCACCCGCACCCCCTTGCGCGCCAGAAACCCCGCCGCGGCGCGGTTGTCGCGCCCCACGGAATCCTCACCCTCGAGGATGACGGTGACCTCCACCCCGCGCGCCCTGGCCTGGGCCAGGTCCTGCGCGATGCCGGCGGGAAGGTTCCCCTTGCGATCGGTGGCCTTGAAAAGGTAAAAGGCGCAGATGATGCGCCTCTTCGCCCCGCGGATCCGCTCCTTGAGCACCCCCGCGTAGGAGGCATCGGCAAGCAGCGTCGCCTGGGCCGGGGAACCCAGAACCGGCACGGGACGGGCGGCCAGGAAAACAACGGCCACAAGCCCCGCCACGCACCGGTTCAGTGCCCGTATCACGTGAATATATCCATCACCTTGGAGAAGAAGTTCTTGCGCATCGGGTTAACGTCCTCGCCGCTGATGCGCGCCAGCTCCTCAAGGAGTTCGCGCTGCTGCTTGTTCAGGTTGATCGGGGTCTCCACCTTGGCGATGACCAGGTGGTCGCCGCGCCCGTACCCCTGCAGCGCCGGGACCCCTTTACCGCGCATCCTGAAGACCGCGCCGGACTGCGTCCCTTCCGGGATCTTCATGTTCACCTTGCCGTCCAGCGTGGGCACCTCGATCTCGCATCCCAGGGCGGCCTGGGTAAAGCTGATCGGGATCTCGCACAACACGTCGTTGTCCTCGCGGCGGAAGAGGGAGTGCTCGCGCACGGTGAGCGCCACGTAGAGGTCGCCGTTGCCGCCCCCCTTGATCCCCTGCCCCCCTTCGCCGGAGAGCTTGAGGCGGATGCCGGTTTCGACCCCTGCGGGGACCTTGACCGAGATGGTCTTCTTGTCGCGGACCGTGCCGGTGCCGCGGCAGCTCGGGCAGGGATGCTCGACCACGCGTCCCTCGCCGTTGCAGTGCGAGCAGGTCTTGGAAACGCTGAAGAAGCCCTGCTGAAAGCGCATCTGCCCCGCACCCTGGCAGGTGGGGCAGGTCTTCGGCTGCGTGCCGGCCTTCGCGCCGGACCCGCCGCACGCCTCACAGCGCTTGGCGTAGGGGATGTCGATCTTCTTCTCAACCCCGAAGGCGGCCTCTTCGAAATTGATTTCAAGGTTGTACTGCAGGTCGTCGCCGCGCCTGCCGCGCGAGGTCTTCTGGCGCCCGCCGAAGACTTCCCCGAAGATGTCCCCGAAGATGTCCCCGAAGGGAGAGCCGCCGAAACCGCCGAAGGGGGAACCGTTGAAGCCGCCGCCCCCCACGCCGGCGTGGCCGAACTGGTCGTAGCGCGCACGCTTCTCGGGGTCGGAAAGCACCTCGTAGGCCTCGGAGACCTCCTTGAACTTGTCCTCGGCGCTCTTGTCGCCGGGGTTCTTGTCCGGGTGGAACTTGATGGCCAGACGCCGGTACGCCTTCTTGATCTCGGTCTCGGAGGCGTTCTTGTTCACCTCGAGTAGTTCGTAGTAATCCTGTTTGTCACCGTTTGCCAAAGTAAGCCCTCGTAACACAAAGAGCAGCGTCCCATCTCATGAGACGCTGCCCGTTGCGGTTGTCATTTTCTACATGCAGCGCCATCTTCCACTAAAGCGGCACCGCTTTGCAACCTTTTACTTACTTCTTGTCGTCCTTCACTTCCTCGAAGTCGGCGTCGACCACCTTCTCGCCCTTGGCGGCTCCGCCGGCTTCCGGCTCGGCGTGCTGCTCGCCACCCTCGGCGCCCGCTGCCTGTGCCTTGGCGTAGACCGCCTCGGCCAGCTTGTGGGACGCCTGCATCAGGGTTTCGCTCGCCTTCTTGATCTCATCGGCGTCGCTTCCTTCCAGGGCCTTCTTGAGGCCGGCGATCCCTTCCTCGATCTTCTGCTTCTCGGCAGCGTCGATCTTGTCGCCGAACTCGTTCAGGGACTTCTCGGTGGAGTAGATCAGGTTGTCGCCCTGGTTCTTGGCTTCGATCAGCTCGCGCTTCTTCTTGTCCTCGGCGGCGTGCGCCTCGGCGTCGCGCACCATCTTCTCCACTTCCTCCTTGGAGAGACCGGAGGAGGCGGTGATGCGGATGGACTGCTCCTTGCCGGTACCGAGGTCCTTCGCGGAGACGTGGACGATGCCGTTGGCGTCGATGTCGAAGGTCACCTCGATCTGCGGCACGCCGCGCGGTGCGGCCGGGATCCCGGAGAGCTCGAAGTTGCCCAGGGTCTTGTTGTCGGAGGCCATCTCGCGCTCGCCCTGCAGGACGTGGATGGAAACCGCCGGCTGGTTGTCGGCCGCGGTGGAGAACACCTGGGACTTCCTGCACGGGATGGTGGAGTTCTTGTCGATCAGCTTGGTCATCACGCTGCCCAGGGTTTCGATGCCCAGGGAAAGCGGGGTGACGTCGAGCAGCAGCACGTCTTTCACGTCGCCGCGCAGAACGCCGCCCTGGATGGCTGCGCCGATGGCAACGACCTCGTCCGGGTTGACACCGCGGTTGGGGACCTTGCCGAAGATGTCCTGCACCTTCTTCTGCACGATCGGCATGCGGGTCATGCCGCCCACCAGGATGACCTCGTCGATGTCGGAAGCGGAGAGGCCTGCGTCCCTGAGCGCGGTGCGGCAGGGGCCTTCCAGCTTCGCGATCAGGTCGGCGCAGATGGACTCGAGTTTCGCGCGGGTCAGCTTCATGGTCAGGTGCTTGGGACCGGAAGCGTCGGCGGTGATGAACGGCAGGTTGATGTCGGTCTCAAGCGAGGTGGAGAGCTCGCATTTCGCCTTCTCGCCCGCCTCTTTCAGCCTCTGCAGCGCCATCTTGTCGCCCCTGAGGTCGATGCCCTGGTCCTTTTTGAACTCGTCGGCGATGTGGTCGATGATCTTCTGGTCGAAGTCCTCGCCGCCCAGGAAGGTGTCGCCGTTGGTGGACTTCACCTCGAAGACCCCTTCACCGAGTTCCAGGATGGAGACGTCGAAGGTACCGCCGCCCAGGTCGAACACGGCGATCTTCTCGTCCTTCTTCTTGTCCAGGCCGTAGGCGAGTGCCGCCGCGGTCGGCTCGTTGATGATGCGCAGGACGTTGAGGCCCGCGATCTTGCCCGCGTCCTTGGTGGCCTGGCGCTGGGAGTCGTCGAAGTACGCCGGGACGGTGATGACCGCGTCGGTGACGGTCTCCCCGAGGTAGTCCTCGGCGGTCTTCTTCATCTTCATCAGCACCATCGCCGAAATCTCAGGCGGAGAGTATTTCTGGCCGCGCACCTCGACCCATGCGTCGGCGTTGTCGGCCTTGACGATCTTGAACGGGGAGATGGCGATGTCCTTCTTGACCGCCTCGGTATCGTACTTGCGCCCGATCAGGCGCTTGATGGCGTACAGGGTGTTCTCGGGGTTGGTGACCGCCTGGCGCTTGGCCTGCTGGCCCACCAGCCGCTCGCCGTTCTCGGCGAATGCGATCATGGAAGGAGTGGTGCGGCTTCCTTCTGCGTTCGCTATGACAACCGGCTCTCCACCTTCCATCACTGCGACGCAGGAGTTGGTGGTCCCGAGGTCGATTCCTATTACTCTACTCATGTGATTGCCTCCTCATATGGTAACTGTCACTGTGCAAGCTAGTCATGCCCCCGGTAAAAAACAAGGGGCGGGGTGGAAAAAAACTTCAGGGGCTAGGGACTGGGGGCTAGGGGCTGGCAAAACCAATGTCTTCACTAGCCCCTAGCCCCTCATCCCTAGTCCCTGCTTTTACGGCTTAACGGCCACCGTGACCATCGCGGGGCGCAGCAACCGGTCGTTCAACATGTACCCCTTCTGGAACACGTTCACGATGGTGTTGGGCTCCTGCTCCTCGCTGGGCACCTGGGTCATCGCCTGGTGGAAGGCGGGGTCGAACGGGGTCCCGGCCGGGGTCTCCACCGGGGTGA
It encodes the following:
- a CDS encoding DUF3332 domain-containing protein, producing MKRITAALLAMVIAMVSLQGCYGKMALTRKVYQVNGQVGDKYLRSLVTWVFIIVPVYGIAALVDFVLFNTIEFWSGHNPVAQGEKDFQYSENGDTFKVHAQKSGDTVRYTFNRYHGDTYLDTLTIDWNIKTGNSVAALREGDNTTQFQAMRGKGGVQVTSSAPGALNAGRQMTALYQ
- a CDS encoding M23 family metallopeptidase, encoding MKTTAVAAILILLVLLGFGVYYFLDTSGPALALSRQSGPISSRLDVTLRLRDRSGLRSLSVNLVQGQKNFPVLAREYPSGTKEAAETFRLPAQPGLKEGPVRLEIRARDRSIFGFSSGNRTEQTFDFDYRNKPPAIAVISTAHNISRGGAGLVVYTVNREVAKTGVVFADRFYPAYRQPAGFYACLFPFPSDIPQERFIPKVVAVDRAGNERLTGIYYHVLEKSFPRDRIELTDSFLEKISGEFKDRFPQAATPLELFLKVNREVRQADRKTLYQVGLKTSDTPLWQGEFMRLPNSAPRGTFSQLRSYFYKGKQVDEQYHLGIDLASLAHSRVPAANGGRVVWADDLGIYGQCVIIDHGMGLQSLYGHLSRIAVKEGDQVKKGDIIGDTGDTGLAGGDHLHFGVVISGQEVNPIEWWDPSWIKNNVTGKLEEAKQAAGAK
- the gpmA gene encoding 2,3-diphosphoglycerate-dependent phosphoglycerate mutase; this encodes MQQLVLVRHGESVWNQENLFTGWTDVELSPHGEEESRNAGRLLREKGFVFDVAFTSVLRRAIGTLWLILREMDLMWIEECKDWRLNERHYGALQGLNKAQTAEKYGEEQVKLWRRSYHVRPPALAEGDQRHPGRDLRYASLPPHLIPRTECLQDTVERVLPCWQQVIVPALRECRRPLIVAHGNSLRGLIKYLDRVSDSDIVNLEIPTGTPLVYELDDNLKPIRHYYASEIGTPA
- a CDS encoding penicillin-binding protein 1A; this translates as MLSRRYASLKKLVSPVLLVLLLALTCAVSAHAAIATYPELPTGYTSIRVFDGQQRYVGRILPTQRYWVTIDRIPIFLRKALVATEDARFYEHGGIDVRGIARALVKDVVKGRLAEGGSTITQQLIKNKFLSGEKSLDRKVKEVQLAMDFEKKYTKDQILEMYFNEIYFGNGAWGIAQAARQYFDKNPEELTEAECSILAGVPKNPGRYNPLGDQAKVSARRSVVLARMVAVKMITPQQKRAIEAHPATVIKPGQAQGYLDLVRKQLVDRYGAHIVEQGGLDVISAMDVNLQKQAEQVLREGVKKVNPNLQGALICMDLKTGDVLAAVGGVDNGKGGFNRAFSAKRQPGSSIKPLIYAAALEQGYTPASLLDDTPVSYNKGNGQAWRPHNYEKKSFGELSMRQALAHSNNVITVKLLESLGVNNFVTFAGRLGLTLRSPNDLSLALGTDEVTLNDLVSAYSPLANGGLRSEGRTIIRIYDRNRKSWNENPPQVAPVLSPATAFVTTSMMKDVLTYGTAKGLKNFTRQHPAAGKTGTTDDYRDAWFVGYTPQLITGVWVGYDKPKPGGRGFTGGAVSAPIWERFMRSASAGKPAVDFTRPEGVVSVNIDPTTGQLATPDCPTTKEEDFIAGTEPTTYCSKHGGDAMPPATPAQPGQPAQPGQPGQPGQPGQPGQPGQPGATAPGEAPAKEPPQGGAVGEEGKGGEATDGAAGELLR
- a CDS encoding phospholipase D-like domain-containing protein — encoded protein: MIRALNRCVAGLVAVVFLAARPVPVLGSPAQATLLADASYAGVLKERIRGAKRRIICAFYLFKATDRKGNLPAGIAQDLAQARARGVEVTVILEGEDSVGRDNRAAAGFLARKGVRVVFPRGRRTTHAKAVVIDDRFVMIGSHNLSHAALSRNRELSVLLDAPPLAAQVTRYLEGIR
- the dnaJ gene encoding molecular chaperone DnaJ; its protein translation is MANGDKQDYYELLEVNKNASETEIKKAYRRLAIKFHPDKNPGDKSAEDKFKEVSEAYEVLSDPEKRARYDQFGHAGVGGGGFNGSPFGGFGGSPFGDIFGDIFGEVFGGRQKTSRGRRGDDLQYNLEINFEEAAFGVEKKIDIPYAKRCEACGGSGAKAGTQPKTCPTCQGAGQMRFQQGFFSVSKTCSHCNGEGRVVEHPCPSCRGTGTVRDKKTISVKVPAGVETGIRLKLSGEGGQGIKGGGNGDLYVALTVREHSLFRREDNDVLCEIPISFTQAALGCEIEVPTLDGKVNMKIPEGTQSGAVFRMRGKGVPALQGYGRGDHLVIAKVETPINLNKQQRELLEELARISGEDVNPMRKNFFSKVMDIFT
- the dnaK gene encoding molecular chaperone DnaK, whose product is MSRVIGIDLGTTNSCVAVMEGGEPVVIANAEGSRTTPSMIAFAENGERLVGQQAKRQAVTNPENTLYAIKRLIGRKYDTEAVKKDIAISPFKIVKADNADAWVEVRGQKYSPPEISAMVLMKMKKTAEDYLGETVTDAVITVPAYFDDSQRQATKDAGKIAGLNVLRIINEPTAAALAYGLDKKKDEKIAVFDLGGGTFDVSILELGEGVFEVKSTNGDTFLGGEDFDQKIIDHIADEFKKDQGIDLRGDKMALQRLKEAGEKAKCELSTSLETDINLPFITADASGPKHLTMKLTRAKLESICADLIAKLEGPCRTALRDAGLSASDIDEVILVGGMTRMPIVQKKVQDIFGKVPNRGVNPDEVVAIGAAIQGGVLRGDVKDVLLLDVTPLSLGIETLGSVMTKLIDKNSTIPCRKSQVFSTAADNQPAVSIHVLQGEREMASDNKTLGNFELSGIPAAPRGVPQIEVTFDIDANGIVHVSAKDLGTGKEQSIRITASSGLSKEEVEKMVRDAEAHAAEDKKKRELIEAKNQGDNLIYSTEKSLNEFGDKIDAAEKQKIEEGIAGLKKALEGSDADEIKKASETLMQASHKLAEAVYAKAQAAGAEGGEQHAEPEAGGAAKGEKVVDADFEEVKDDKK